From the genome of Clavelina lepadiformis chromosome 2, kaClaLepa1.1, whole genome shotgun sequence:
AGTGAAGTAGCCTAAGTCTAGTACGCAAGAATGATTATAACAGTTTACTAAAGTTTAGGCAAGAACTTAATTAGTATCGTAAAAACAGCTTTGACAAACGTAGgtagaattgaaattgctaACCACAAGCTTGCTAAAGCAATACAATTGCAAGTGGATATATGGCTTTTACTAGTAAGAAAAGTTCTGACAACTATCAATCAACACTCACCACCTCATATCGACACgttgtttattatttagaGATCCATACCTGCAATGTTGTATCTCGTTCAGTAGCCTTTGTTTCGCATGGTTTTTTGGCATCTTTGCATGTTTTCTATGTAACCTACTGTATTATCTCCTTGCACCCCGGACGTTTTCCTTTACTACTTCTGAACGAAGCTTTTATATATAATCCACAGTAACACTTTTTACTATAATTTCTTTGATGAAAGATAACCAAAAGTATATCGGAAACTAATTAGCTGTAACAAAATCACGTATCCACCTGCAAATCTATTGCTTTTAGTAGCAAGCTAGTTGTTCCAAATTGAGTTGCACATATTGTCATCCAAAGACATAGTTGTCTTCACGGAATAAAAACAAGCTCGTGACTGTTTAGTCAAGTTCAGTTTTAGAtgattttgtaaaacattAATTGCTTTCAGAAATTATCACAGCTAACATTTTCGGTACTTCGCACATGTGCATAGAATTGTTTTTATACGCCAGTTATTCTAACAGATACTGAATGTATGTCGGGATTGATGCATATGTTCCTTAAAGTCGTATATGATAAGTTTGACAGTTGTATGTACAcaatttttgatttatgaAATGGAAGTCTAAAAAGTAGTTACATCGATTTTACGACCATTGTCCATGGTACTAAGGCTTGGCCGCCAAAGTATCAAATGGATTACTCCAAAAAAAACACCGCCTTATTTTGCTCTACCGTGTAAGGATTCTTGTCTTTCACAACTTCTATCCTAGCCGTTTCAATTAATTGTGAAGTCTTCTCCTTTCTACTGCGTTCTGATGAAGCTTTCTAAACATGAATAAATTTtagcacaaaacaaaaaatgataatCACTTCCATCACAATAAGTTCATTcataatttcaatttcttATGCAAAGTGGAATTACGCAGATTGCTCAAGATATTATTGTAATAATCTGGAGAACCGAATTACATCTTTTTGGAATACACTTATATAACAGCTGCTTACGAGGAGTTTGGCTATTGTTTGTTCCATGTCTACTTGCTCAATAGCAGTCTTTGGAGTAATAAACACTTCACCTGTTTGGCTTGAAAGATTTGTAATAGGGGAGCCAACGACATCTTGTGTGTCTTTCTATGAAAGGATGAGGTTTAATCTTACAAAATCCACCAAAAAGACGTGCTTGCATAtcaaacattaaacaaaagcattgaTTGCGCTACAATTGCAAACAGGTTTTGTTTTCTCATCACTTTAATTATGAAGTTTTACAACTAGAAATTTTAATGCTCATGGCGAACCTGAACCTATTCTAATTCTTAAAAAGAACGAAACTAAATCTAAATTACATGACGATATCTTTTTTGTTGTGATGGTACTCCAGTATAAGTACTTAGCTGTTGTCCTGAATGCAGTTGCTATGAAAGCATGTAATTGTTATTCGGTGATTTAGTACACTTACGTTCATgtacaaattttctttgatATCAGGAACAACGAAAGAATTTTGCAGATCATTATCTTCATCGGACAGTGACCCTGAATCTAATGCAGAATCACGACTGCACAAAGCCCCAGTCGATATTTCCACACATGGGGTGGAACAAACCCAAGCTTCTTTTGTAGACATgattacgttattgacttttTGACTAGAAGTGGAAGTATCATGATCTTTTTCAGAATAGTCCTTAGGATTAggtgaaaagcaaaaaattgattgGTTAATAAACGGATTTCCAGAATCATTATCCAAATCTTCACATATTTCTGGAACAGTGGTAGGTAACTCGGACTCTGAATGCAACTGAATCCCATCTGTTTGCAGTTGCATTACGTGCTTATCAGTTTTCTGACAAACATATTGTCTTTCATCCACTGAAGTAAGTATTGTTGCATATGGGGTGGAACAAAcccaattttcttttgtaggCATAATCACATTATTGTCCTTTTGACTAACTATCAAGGTACCAAGCTCTCCTCTTGAAAATTCTTCAGATTTacgagaaaaagaaaaatctgaTGGATTTATGAAGTCATTATTAGAATCTTCACATATTTCTGACTCTGACCCTGAATGTTCTGTAAGGTTTTGATTCATGGAAATTTCAACTGTTTCATGTTTCTCTGCGTTTTCATCACTTTTCAGAGAATGAAATTGTCTTTCAACCGCCAAACTTGGACTGCGAGTCAAAACAGTTTCTGCAAAACTACTAGAAACAATATTTGACTTGCTAAATTTATTACTAGATGTATTGTCAGAAATGTTTGGCAAGATTTCATTAACATCACCCGATACTGCCCTGGCTTTACATGTAGCAGTGGATATAACTGCGGTGATAGGTATGCAATCATCGTTATTATCTTTAGGTAATTCATCGAGTAATCTATCAACATTTGCAGAAAAAACATCATCTTCTCCTTCTTTCTCTTCTATGTCATAGATCAGTTTTGAACAAGCTGACTTGTCAAAAACCATAACAGCATTTGAGCTACCTTTGAGATTTTGGTTGACCTTGGTGTAGGAAACTTGTCCCATAACCTAAAAAGCAATGTAATTGTTAACAAGGTTAGATCTCAATTCCTGATATCAAATCCAATAGTAGTATACTATAAAATAAATGAGCAGACTATTTTAACAAAGGAGTGAAactattgcaataattttagcACAACCTaagtgtaattcacatttttaaaatgaagtacttgttTTTGCCCCAGTtatgatgaaattttttttattgaaacatCTGTAACTACTTAATGATCCCAATCAAGGCCCTTTTAAATACTGAATTACTCACTGCAAAGTCCTACCTTCAATAgtcaaaaacatgtttaaaattcATAGATCCTGCACATTTTACAAAGCTTTAATATGTAGGATGTAACAGTGAAGTGATTGGAATGATTATGCAGTAACTTACAGCTAGAAGTGGCGCAAATAAAAGCTAAGTACTTGGATTTTGAAGCGGAAGAAATGAAGCAATAAAGATTAAAAAAGGATATACGAAGGTGAAGATGATTACTAAAATAAACCACAAAAATGTGAAAGCCAAAAGCAAGCAGAATGATGAACAACAACCACTAGGATTGTGCGAGGTAATTGTCTCTTTAATGTCAAGTACGTCAATGACAAATTTATTCTATTAGGAGTTGCTGAGTTAACATAATTCAGGAGATGGGAGTAAATAAGAATGGAGTAATTAAGGTTGGAGTAAATAAGAATGTGTCTGATAGTACaagttttaactgttttactttgaCAGTGCCTATGATTTTAATCTCGCAAGCATTTTGCAGTTTtcaggaaaaagaaaaattgtaacTTTGGAGAAACGTTCATTTCACCAGTTTGCTTTGAAACTTTACGGAATTAGTCTTTTATAGAACCACAGAAAGCTAAAAATAGCACATAGGCTGGTAGGAACTTCGAAACTTGGAAAAGAGGAGTTAAGATTGTTTTAGGAAGAGAATTCCTCAGACCAATGCAATTACTCTTTTGGAAACAAACTCTTTTATAACTTAAGCCTTCTTTCATTACAAGGCATGGTTAGAGCATTGTGCTCGCAACTCGCAATAATTACCTCTTGTTAGATATCTAGGGGCCCTACCATAGTAATGGCCTTGACCAAGACAGtcatgcaaaaactttccttcATCTGCTGATAAATTTATAGTATCATACCAAACATCGTACACTGATTTGTTCAATTCCAGCTATGAGTCTTCAGTAAAAGTAACTGAgtaatttaactttaaagtaaCTTAGTACTTCATATAAGCTCaatttgaacatttttaattaTGTAATGATTCATACTACTGGATTGGTAGTTTGGTACCAcacaattttaatttcattatGCATTACCAATACAAACATTTACACAAAATGACGGCTGGTACTTTTTACTGGTATTATTAAACTATTACTTACACTACGGTACCACTATGTGCAGGCTAAcccttattttgaaaatacaagGTTTATGAAGTTATGCACACAACCGATATTCATTATACATTATATTGTACActgaaaaatacataaaatagACATATCAATACAAAATACCTGAAAATTGTTAGAAACATGATTTTCTGGTTGTCCAGCAATGAAATCATCTTGTAGACAATCTGTGAAATGGTACGTTTTTGATTGGTATAAAGCacttaaatttttcatgtgGACAATGCAGTGCACTTGAACAACCACCTGATAAGGATCCAATGAATCGAGagtgaaaatgtttacttTCTGTGTTAGttgtgttttttttgaaaattaaaacacacaaatacaaacaaaatcagtaaattatctattttatcattttgatATAGGGTAATAAGCTAGCGGTGTTGGGAGAGAGATACTTTGGCATGTGAGACCACTTTTCTCAATACATCTCCCAACTTAGATATTTAATGAAGTTTCCTTGTCACCTGAAAATCATTCAAAATTCAGCAGAGCAACtacaagtttaaaaaaatacaacatttgAAGCAATACTTTTCAACCTTATTCGTATTGTGATGCCTTATGAGCAACCCAATATGACCTAACGAATGACTCTCTTCTAAAAACTTTGGTTAAGAATATGTAAGCTGTATAAATGATTTATgaaaacttgtaaaatatGAAATGATGTTTCAGAAGCCCTAAACAGTTTTACTGCAAACAGggtgaaacatttaaaatttaagtgttgaatgtttaatttcaacaCTGTTGGTGGAAGTGTAAAAAGGTCAATTGCAATCTTTGCCACTAGTATCTAATCATTGTTCAGCTTTCTCAGAAGAGAAATTAAGCAATAGTCCATTTAAGTTCTTGCGCTACCTAGTAGAGACAAGACAATACTTtggtaaaagtttttattaaccTGTTAAGGACTTTTCTTCCGCGTTTGATAATGATGAAGAGAAACAATCAACATCAGTTTTCAGAGATTCAATTTGACAAGCGAGTGTAGAAAACTGAAGTGAAGTTTCTTCAACAGTTTCCAGATCTTTACTCTTAGATTCACAGTTTGGTTGATCTAAATACCAATCTGGTAGATAAATGATGCTACTTGCTGAACTTGTTAATATCATCAAGCTAAAAAAACGTTAATATTACATGGTTCTAAACATAATTATATACTAAACACACAGTTTTACAAGTGTTGATCTGGTTGTGAATAggtcataaaaaacaaaaacctaACAATATTGTCAGATTTGAACAAGAACTCTGTTAAGGACATGGAGCTGATTAGCGACAATCATTATGCATCAGTTTTCTAATAACACTCCTTTAAAGATAATATAATGTAAAATTATGTGTCTGGAATAATCTAAAACTGAAACTACctgaaaaattcaaacaatcaatgcaatgaataaaaacatttaggGAATCTGACAAACATGTGAAAGTGGTATTTAAGTGTTGCAAAATTCAGCAAATTACCCTGTTACTATTGTTGTGCTAAGTTGATATTGTTGCTTTacttagaaaaaaaaaaacataaacaatgcGAAGGGAAATATGAAgagaaaaaaaagttgcaatcaGAATTAAAACTTTGTGCATATGACACTTAAAAAGTTGGAGTGAGCGTTGGtgcaatataaagacaatgcCACTTCAACAAAGCATGGTTTTAtgaaatgcatttttattcATAAATTAACATTTCATATTTAATAAGCTGTCCTGCTAACCTTTCGGTTTTGTTGTTCTTTTGTTTATCCACAAATCACTAATGAAGTAGAaaaagtgacgtcacataTGAGCGCATATTGAATAGGGTAACCTGTAGTTACAAGTACTATATACTGTAATGATATATTACAGAAAATTAAATAGATATATGCACAGATgacaatgaaataaacaagtaCTTCAGTCTGAATTTCCGACTAGTAACTCTATGACTGAATGTTTACTGAGCATTAGacaaacagagaaaacttGATAATTTAGGCAGCTGAGACTGGACTTAAGCCTAAGTCTTCAGTCCAGTCTGGTAAGTTTAAATAAAGGAATATTGATACttgaaaaatgcaaacaaacagTTAAATTTTACGACTTGACATAACTGATTTAACTTAACGGAAGTttaccaaaaaaatttgccatgcaaaatttcatcaaGCACATTGATGCCATTTTCGAGTAATCgcatttttggtaattttactacataaAGAAATAAGCACATTTTTGGCATGTCTAGAATaagaaaactaaaaactgAAATCGCTTACAATCCCTGAATGTCTGTCTAAGTTAGTGGAAATGGTAAAACGCAAAAACAACTGTGTTATTACAGAAAGATTAGTTTTTTTAGAACTAGGACTCCTTGAACTAGTTATGTCCAAGCGGGAAAAGCGCAATTGCACACACTGCAATGATGTGGGTGTATGTCAACAGTCGTATAGATTGGTTGGTACGTGAAGCGAACTATCAAACAGTTGTGTTGCTTTACTCAAATAGGTTAGAAGCCCTTGATCTACTCGGCACACTTCTGAATTTCAGTATCTAGGAAATATCTACCCCCATGTACTGTatacaaagcaaaacacttttatGATACCTGGACAATTTGGAGGCCAAAAGGGGTTGCATACACTCAAGTTGGATGATGGAAAGCATTTTTAGAGCTGGTTTATAAACATACTTATTAAATATTCAAGTGATTTAGAGAAACCGGTTCTGTTTACCTTTAATAGCCATAATATCAGCTTAGCATATAACACTGTTAACGCTGccataaaaaacaacatttccaTTCTACGCCATCCAACCAACTCGTCTCATGCTTTACAGAATTGAGATGTTTGGTCAGATGTTTGCTAAATGTATCATGCCCAGCACATCAACATGTTCACTAAGAAAATTATTAAGTGATGCAATAGTTGGATGAATATCTCCAACCCCTTCAGAGGCAACTTTAGCTGTCAAAAAAAActgagtaaaataagaaagGAAGTGTGTAGGCGAAGTTTTGGGGAAATGGAAAAAAGTCTAAACtcgtaaaaaaataaacacactATTACATTACTAAAATTTAGAAAGAATAGTGTAGTTTTGTGTTCACTTGGACAGTATGCCCATTTGTAACATCTTACTGTTGAAAGTTTGATAACAAATTATGCTCAGTGCTCACcttttatttaatttcttcCATTTCTTCATTTAAGGTGTAACTTATGTTAACTGTGCAAGTGTGTACTGAGTACTCCTATGGATAAAAGAACTTTATCTAAAACCATTGACCATAAGGGAAAAGCAATtacatttgctgtagaaaaatAATCATCCAAATACCAGAGCGCATTTGACCCATCACGTATGGTGTCAAATGGGCCACACTTAATTTTAGTTAAACTGTTTGATTTTATGTatccaatttttaatttctggAAAAACATACAGTACTTATTTTGTGATGTTTTAGCCAATAAAAAACATGTATTGTGGTGACATAATAGAACAAATTCTCTCAACGTTTAATGTCTTGTTGATAATAGAGAACAAATAACTGTGAATTAGGCATTTAATTAAGTTTAACAAGGAGTCAATCATCACATTTGTTCTGCCAGGCAGCTTGTATCTGAAAACAGGGTAATTCAAAACTTCCTAAACaagcataaaaatgttaaaacacaTTAACAACGTTATGCATTTTTTATCTGCTAACCAACGACTTTTTACCCAAATATCAGATAGCTAAAAATCCTTTGATTAATCAGTtaacagtggttcccaacacGTTTTTAAGGCGacccattttttgaaaaaattcggAATTATAAAATCTTGCGACCCAAGTAAATTGTCgtaagattttaaaagttacaCAAGATTGCGTTGCAAACACACAGCACTTCAAAAGCAGCAATTTTTTCTTAACATAATatgtttatcaaatcacttcataTATCACACTAATGAGATAACTGTGCTCGCTTGTTGTCAGTGAGTTTCTGAAATCGAGGCTTTATTTTACTTAAGCATAGCCGCATATCAGCTTAAACTTCCAGCCGGTTTCGCTGTTTAGTTTTCAATGCACGCATGGCGCTAAATCCAGTCTCACAAAGCCAAGTTGTTGCAAATGGAATCAGTTTTTGAATCACAAATTTTGCAACTGTGGGATACACTTTGTGCATGGAAGCCCAAAAGTGGATATTTGCAGAATATTTGGGGTATTTGTCTTGAAGGAAGCAAAAGAAATACGATTTGCTGCTTCTGTTGTCATGTCCATAAACTGTTCTGCTACATGGATGGGAAGTTGAGGAAGGTCCTTTCCAGCAAATGGATCAATTATCCAATCATTTTGGTTATTAGGTGTTAGAGATTCACCATAGTAGTGCACAAACTTTTGAGTAAGTTGTTCCAACTTCCTTGCCACAAATATATTGCGTTAGCTCAGGAAACATATCATACTCATCTCTAGTGACATAACTTTTCCAGAGTATGAGTTTTTTGTGGTAAGCAGAAACTTTGGCGGCGTGATCAATCACCGTAAAACAATTGCCTTGCATAGATAAATTTAGAGAATTCAGAAAGTCAAATATATCGGCAAGGTAAGCAACTTTTGCATTGAAATCttcttgcaaaaacttctCGGCTAATTCTACATAGTTCTGTTGCTTCAGGAAGATAGCAATCTCCTCCCGCAAACCACAAACTCGCTTTAGGACACTACCTCGTGACAACCATCGCACTTCCGTGTGCAGCAGCAGAGCTTGATAATCCGAATCCATGTCAGTGCACAAAGACGAAAACAAACGCTGATTTAGTGGCCTTGCTTTGATGAAGTTTACACACTTCACAACATCATTCAACACTTCGTGCAGCTCTTGAGACAGTGTTTTTGCAGTAAGGGCTTCTCTGTGGAGAAAGCAACGAGTCCACACAGCATTTGGGGCTTTGTCTTTGATTCGTTTTACCACACCAGACTTGATGCCAGTACAAGCTGCTGCGCCATCGGTGCAAATGCCAGCACATGTATCCCAAGGAATGGAATACTCCGTAAAGAAATCATccaacaattgaaaaatatcttcaccTTTGGTGTGCAGTTTTAGCGGTTTGCAAAATAGCATATCTTCTGATACAGCCTCATTGTTGATAAAGCGGATAAAGACGAAAAGTTGGGGCAAACATTCAATGTCGGAAGATTCATCCAACTAAATGGAATAAAAGGGAGACTCCTTCACTTGGATAAGAATCTGCTCGAGAACATCATCAGCCGTGTCTACTATGCGTCTTTTCACTGTGTTGTTGGATAAAGAAATTGCATTTaacttttcactttctttCTCACCTATCATTATTTTTACTCCTTCTTTCATAACTGGCATTAACAAATTCTCACCATCTGTGTGAGGTTTTTTTTCTGCTTAGCAATTTGATAGGACGCAACATACGAAGAGTAAACAGCTAATTTATTTTGTGCTGTAAATGCTgtcataatattttttttgatcTTGAATCGatttcaacttaaaaaattcaacagGCTTATTCACACAGTTTGGATGATTTTTCTCTAAGTGTCGTTCCaatttgttctttttcatTGATTCTGCCTAGAGAACTTTCAGACATACCACACATTTTGGTTTCCCGTCTAGTTCTGTGAaaccaagttttaaaaacgctTCATTGTATGATCGTTTTGCCATTcgtaaacttaaaaattaacaaaaatatagttCACTCTGCAATACCTAATGCAAACAATAACTGTCAAAGTTCTTATACTACCAACATGCTACAAAGGTTTATAGCGAGCTGCTGAAGCTAGCAAGCTAAAATTGCATGCAACTTGGCTATCAACTATCTTCCCAACAAGTCTACCTTCATGAAATAAGTCTGCGGTCTTCAGTGTTCACACGACGCGCTCTAAACCTTTCACGGCGGGAGCTCTTTGTACGACAAAATGCAACTGATGCGAAATGATTCAAGCGTCACGCAGAACAGCTTTCTGATGTCTCGACATGAAACGCTTCATGACTTTGTAGtggcctgggtggcatttttaatatcaTTATATCATTCTTGGGAAAGTGTTCGCCAGTTATTTATTGAagtattgtttattgataacactgcaattgttgtttaatatttggaaacttgctctaaataactttatgtgaaaacgccgtttagtacgttatcaggtgatttcataacgtcctagttttaactgaatgtaatccccattgccaacgcttatTTTGATCGTTCgcacattctgaaatgttcgtgtattttgtgtcggatatttccgctcacaccgctccacgctgttataagctcaAACTTATACGTGAGTAAGCGCCCAGACAGAGATATAGAATCGTAtgaacgtattacgttagtcgtgttaattgtaattcgttagacttgttttaaatggtgaatactaagtttgtgattgtgtgtaataatcggaacctgtacagttcctacaataaaggaccgtttctgataaactgtatctgtagtatcgtaagagctttcggctagtaagaggttagagaattctaaccgcacgcaaccacggagtcagatcattaattcagCGGGCAAACTAAGTCcaaataacataagttaaaactGATGAACAGTGCAACAACCTCTGCAACTTGGAGtttatattttcaagttttttgctctctatttaagttttcaatttttttattgtaatttttcgcCCAAGATACAATATGCCTGAAAAACAAGCGACCCTAAAAAATAATCTGGCGACCCAACTTTGGGTCGTGACCCATGCGTTGGGAACCACCGAGTTAACCGATATCTGGATAGTCCAGCCCTAGTTTACAGACCAAgaaaaagcacaaaacaacTCAATAACAGTTCGTTAATGAGCTCCAAACTCTATGAGCTCCTAATGTCCAACACAGGACTATTCTACAAcccaaaacaaaataaatattaaatttacaACAATGTGTGAAATGTATTGTAAATACTAAAATGAGTTTAGCTGATATTTGTAAGAGAGAGAtgctttttaattttcttgacaaaaataaaatcataatttAGTGACAAGCTACATCTTTAGCAGAGAGTCATATTGATTGTTGGCagtataaataataattccTAAAACCTAACAACATATCACAATAACGAAGTGCAGGCTTATCagtagattttattttaacgaAATCTTTTATGGCTACAAAATGTTGTTACTAATACTATATCAGGTGGAAACTGATGGTTTTCTGTAGAGTGCAAAGCTACCTGACCCTAATAAAATTTCTTGCAACAACTCAAAAATCCTCGCTTATACATGCTCAATGATGAAAGCCGTAATGGCAGTCATGCTTTTTGGGGAAAGAAACCAGCAGTGAAAATGCTTGATGATTCCCTTATTGTGAGCAATTACAACTACAAATACAAAAAGTTCACCAATATTTTCGAAGTAAAATGCTTGCTACACAGTTAATACAAATAATAATCATAGCTCTTCTCGGCGTctatgattaattattattggttATGCAAGGTAACATGATTTAAGATCATTTTCTAAAATCAACACTGACTACAGCATACTTTTACGTATCTATAAAATAAATtccatgaaaaacaaaacattaactAGCATCATTTCGTAATATCAACTTACAACAATGTTCATCTAAATCTTGTAAATTTCCAACATCAATATCACCAAGACGAACTGTATCATCGCTTGCTGCACTTTCAGCAACAGAAGCAAGATCAGCTTCACTGTAAAGAAAACTCAAAATGAAATCAATGCAACATAAAAAAGCAAACCGCTGCACATTACCTGCCTATAGCAAACGAGCAACACAAAAACTGTCTATTGGTGCATCATTCCAAAACATATGTTTAACCACAAACTAGAAAGTGGGGGTGTGGAGTTGGAATGCATTCTTAATTTTGGGAGTGAAGGGTGCAGCACCCTTTGCCAAAAGAGAAGTACTGCATAAAAAGTAAAGATAGAACGAGCAAGACAAGACGTTCTTTTAAGGAAAATAAGGCACACATCACAAAGCAGTTACTTGACACAATTAtaacatttcttttgtttgtttgcatggCCTCCAAGTTTTATGacaattgctttgttttcaaacaCTGCATAGACaggaataaaattaatttttcctACATAATAGATTCGGTGTACCTCGGTGTATTCGGTGATTCTGTACAACATATACGTTATTTGTTCTCACACATCATGACTTTTTCCTTTTCCTTTGTCTTTGGCACTATTAGTTGTAACTGGCAAAATTACCAATATGTTTATAACGAAACCGGTCCACAAAAACATCTAAAACAACATCAAATAGGACCTGAACACTGTTTAATAGAAAATGGATTAATCTCAGAGGTAATTCCCAAAATATACTTgcattaaaataatattttgatttgtatTTCGCAAACAGGTAATTAGCGTGATTTGTGTATCCATTGCCTTCTGTGAAAACTATAACAAATATATTGcatcgtttatttttcaacatttccTGTGCGGAGTGAAAGttaggatgctaaccgttgtagtttcagtacaataaaacacatgctcacaaacaattaTGATAATGAGTAGGAAAAACTGGCAAAGctcaagggcttaaaacatgcaatatAGCAATAATAGAATGAAGATGGTAgattagcatggccaccaaacccacaaaataattcctaaCTTTAACGAGTTTaaccaaaataacacaaaccaACAATGTGATATTTTCAAGCTTGATTTTCTCTTTTAATTCCATGGCATATGAAAAATTCATGATGAaagattgcaaaaaaaattcttgGCGTTTGCGGTTTGCACATTTATTATTAGGTATGTGTGAGAAACACATGTgtgttttgcaatattttaataGATAATTAAGTTAATGGCCAAAAACcgtaacaaaactttttatgatTAGCTGGACCTAACTGGGTCATTAGGCTTATTCAACATTTTGTACAGCACCACATCTCCACAACAAAGGACTTGAAGGGACAACGATTAAGTTCACTATAAAATCTAGACAGAAAAAATACTAATCTGAAATGAACAGAGCATGAAAATTGCTGTGAAATTGTGGTGATTGCAAAAGTATAGTATACAAGCTGCCGCAAAATGACTTAGAACTCGTTACATTTTCCATCTAAAATCTTAACTTCAGTCTAACTACAgatttttattgaaacaaacaacaaatattaatAGTTGGACACCTTCAAAACAGAGCTTACAGAAGTATGGCGCCAGGATATGAAACTGGATTATTTTGGAAATCGTCTGCAATTGGTTCTAAAAAACAAGGGAAATATAACCAAATATGTGTTTGTAgtttattacaacagaaataccTAGTTCAAACTAAAGTTGTGATTTTAATGGAAAAATGTAGTAAGTTTTAAGTCATTTTGCAGAAGCTGCTTTTAATGAAATATGTGTGATTTCATTAGCCATTGAGTTGCTGCATTGTGTGTTGAAGATTCATATGTGTACGTGATATTTGAATTTTGGCAAGCCATGGTAACCACTGTTAAGCGTCAAACAAATAATCACTGTGTTCCAAACAATCGAAGATCGAAAATTGAAGAAAcatgaagtaa
Proteins encoded in this window:
- the LOC143445278 gene encoding uncharacterized protein LOC143445278 isoform X2, producing MFRKVKQIHKHASKYKFAITLNEIRLHVTKVWQPHKLLVTLTRKKKKITGNPQSWHPSVEDPYRGTVKWSGRFQEVVEIIATLLEKSSGTLNFESKSWVFVLENEARDGKRKPIATARVDLAKQVTHVPNTQFLELPMKPVAGKLISAKLTISVICTLISVGPMNEADLASVAESAASDDTVRLGDIDVGNLQDLDEHCYQPNCESKSKDLETVEETSLQFSTLACQIESLKTDVDCFSSSLSNAEEKSLTDCLQDDFIAGQPENHVSNNFQVMGQVSYTKVNQNLKGSSNAVMVFDKSACSKLIYDIEEKEGEDDVFSANVDRLLDELPKDNNDDCIPITAVISTATCKARAVSGDVNEILPNISDNTSSNKFSKSNIVSSSFAETVLTRSPSLAVERQFHSLKSDENAEKHETVEISMNQNLTEHSGSESEICEDSNNDFINPSDFSFSRKSEEFSRGELGTLIVSQKDNNVIMPTKENWVCSTPYATILTSVDERQYVCQKTDKHVMQLQTDGIQLHSESELPTTVPEICEDLDNDSGNPFINQSIFCFSPNPKDYSEKDHDTSTSSQKVNNVIMSTKEAWVCSTPCVEISTGALCSRDSALDSGSLSDEDNDLQNSFVVPDIKENLYMNKDTQDVVGSPITNLSSQTGEVFITPKTAIEQVDMEQTIAKLLKASSERSRKEKTSQLIETARIEVVKDKNPYTISSTQPDVSKRAQQLIQATRNMLDMSKNTENAFSCASDGSAHESPSEDLETIVDEKKQSRFNAHPFVNEVTISDAANKTLASQHFSETANNLNMKKPSLRSCSDDDIHTHGCNTIHENAEGSAVVQCFSKLTLIQSQDSPDNNENKVDSATQQEMLTIVPNAAVYSLSPAREGKSFLNSNEVEETVVNPTANDVLKEEMALTAELTTVEERSVEVQTAVQQLQSLGPAASKKVEKELMQEWFQLVHKKNSILRQQDILALKKEEQVMLKMVEDVHRELMPLMFMEVVFTGHIFCGSKNRITILRSMLSFRSVIRLCIPSIYGSHGGGLPSTISDKPLYINVYLRLVILIISSDRRSLTYTTDALCPGFIIL